In Phaeobacter inhibens DSM 16374, the following proteins share a genomic window:
- a CDS encoding AAA family ATPase yields MSISGNQMELREEDIRKHYAAAAAMLEGFDHTPRIAKPAVEGKAPERSAGIGTRRRFRSTTPGLVTRSTARPDGVHLIARIEAADDDDPLTSPLQATLQHALRRALAVSLAMGEAYADVSGLADLKRANLGGSLDAARKGEFTELLAAEALIAAHVFANAAAYLLAPHGSEAQAEVGEAEELLTDNAPLALHGALWELDQKLALHAPDDTHLIAATAGYAEQLMEKASLRARSAPRLEGFTAADWRVEADDLTISGFEPAAKAKSTTLTMAFKKPHEVVGNHIAKYQALRLSKMLMAYDFDRRLNPFAEMGGFIFTFMGDGKPGTGKTTLIQMMAGLIHDYCQNAGYAFRYQNFGIDNIDSYQGKSGQNAKSFIQNVLDPGVIGFGTIDDIDQIAGKRGDRQSSAGQQEVTAVFMEAFAGANTVVRGNCTFGMFSNYPENVDDALRQRAGARFLVDGPQTREDYIDILTLLMGKNHEIPLGDHDLYGAQEIKQAVARSFEAHNRPQEPGLAEVFGRVHDQIGELDSLAKLGTYLKAIQQADERFTGRAIKNITDAVKVRAMDFELPDEWMENPELFLFKDYETKSAMIAELRVPITVDMVVQEINRYADSEFRYADKSDEVAIDNMVRDFGRQEEAKRRYLEGQG; encoded by the coding sequence ATGAGCATTTCAGGCAATCAGATGGAACTGCGGGAAGAGGATATCCGCAAGCACTACGCGGCGGCTGCGGCGATGCTGGAGGGGTTTGACCACACCCCGCGCATTGCCAAGCCTGCGGTCGAGGGCAAGGCGCCAGAGCGATCTGCAGGGATCGGCACGCGGCGGCGATTCCGCTCGACCACGCCAGGGCTGGTCACACGCTCCACCGCGCGCCCTGACGGCGTGCATCTGATCGCCCGGATCGAGGCGGCGGATGACGATGATCCGCTGACCTCGCCGCTGCAGGCGACCTTGCAGCACGCCTTGCGCCGGGCGCTGGCGGTTTCCCTGGCGATGGGAGAGGCTTATGCGGATGTCTCGGGTCTGGCGGATCTGAAACGGGCCAATTTGGGCGGTTCCCTGGATGCGGCGCGCAAGGGGGAGTTCACCGAGTTGTTGGCCGCCGAGGCGCTGATTGCAGCGCATGTGTTTGCCAATGCCGCCGCCTATCTGCTGGCACCGCACGGGTCTGAAGCGCAGGCCGAGGTGGGCGAGGCGGAGGAGCTGCTGACGGATAACGCGCCGCTGGCCCTGCATGGGGCACTGTGGGAGCTGGACCAGAAACTGGCGCTGCATGCCCCCGATGATACACATCTCATTGCAGCCACGGCCGGTTATGCCGAACAGCTGATGGAGAAAGCCTCCTTGCGCGCTCGATCCGCGCCGCGTCTGGAAGGTTTCACCGCCGCAGACTGGCGGGTGGAGGCGGATGACCTGACCATCAGCGGTTTTGAACCGGCAGCGAAGGCGAAATCCACCACGCTCACCATGGCGTTCAAGAAGCCGCATGAGGTGGTCGGCAACCACATCGCTAAATACCAGGCGCTGCGGCTGTCCAAGATGCTGATGGCCTATGATTTCGACCGCCGTCTGAACCCCTTTGCAGAGATGGGCGGCTTCATCTTCACCTTCATGGGGGATGGCAAGCCGGGGACGGGGAAGACGACGCTCATTCAGATGATGGCGGGCCTCATCCATGATTATTGCCAGAATGCGGGCTATGCCTTCCGCTACCAGAACTTCGGCATCGACAATATCGACAGCTATCAGGGCAAATCCGGGCAGAACGCCAAATCCTTCATCCAGAATGTGCTCGACCCCGGCGTCATCGGCTTTGGCACCATCGACGACATCGACCAGATCGCGGGCAAGCGTGGCGACCGGCAGTCCAGCGCGGGCCAGCAGGAGGTCACTGCGGTGTTTATGGAGGCCTTTGCCGGCGCCAACACCGTGGTGCGCGGCAACTGCACCTTTGGCATGTTCTCCAACTACCCGGAGAATGTGGACGACGCTCTGCGCCAGCGGGCGGGTGCGCGGTTCCTGGTGGACGGGCCGCAGACGCGGGAGGATTACATTGATATCCTGACCCTGCTGATGGGCAAAAACCACGAGATCCCGCTGGGCGATCATGACCTATACGGCGCGCAGGAGATCAAACAGGCGGTCGCGCGCTCGTTTGAGGCGCACAATCGCCCGCAGGAGCCGGGGCTGGCAGAGGTCTTTGGCCGCGTCCATGACCAGATCGGCGAACTGGACAGCCTTGCCAAGCTGGGCACCTATCTGAAGGCGATCCAGCAGGCAGATGAACGCTTCACCGGTCGCGCGATTAAGAACATCACCGATGCGGTGAAGGTCCGGGCGATGGATTTCGAGCTGCCGGATGAATGGATGGAGAACCCGGAGCTGTTCCTGTTCAAGGATTACGAGACCAAATCCGCGATGATTGCCGAGCTGCGGGTGCCGATCACCGTCGACATGGTGGTGCAGGAGATCAACCGCTACGCCGATAGTGAGTTCCGCTATGCCGACAAGTCGGATGAGGTGGCGATTGACAACATGGTGCGTGATTTCGGCAGGCAGGAAGAGGCAAAGCGGCGGTATCTGGAGGGGCAGGGGTGA